Proteins found in one Loxodonta africana isolate mLoxAfr1 chromosome 21, mLoxAfr1.hap2, whole genome shotgun sequence genomic segment:
- the TAF1C gene encoding TATA box-binding protein-associated factor RNA polymerase I subunit C isoform X1, with amino-acid sequence MMDFPSSLRPTLFMSGPLGLSSVPNLSFMCSWRDALTLPESQPQSAENVAPHLARDLRWEPETPGPFPLLPPSPDPWDPGPTAHDLLFRGGHQSCRRPRATLDVTEQLSRFLWDHGDIAFGPLGNLMQENFKLEGARSRSKTKTVVSVKRLLQDLGGHQPWGCPWAYLSHRQRRFSILGGPVLGGPVASLLGELLKEELAGRWGQLLLDDAFTGGALAWVPGKMPLVGQLVYPNGGALDRLCFQEVSVTPGSDPQVLGDPGHIQLRGPVRQVVTRTVQGEALLAVRSDYHCAVWKVSKQGRPAPLQVLQVEKGATGINLSPHLPGELAVCSRSGAVCLWTPQDGLQQVYKDPETLVFRDPSPWRWADFTAHPRVLTVGDRTGVKMIDTQGPPGCGLLLFRGGAEASCQKGERVLLAQYLGESSPASLSPTLHLICTQLFPGLQFSLYLVDERLPLVPMLKWAHGLPSAPLMAQLLPAPCPGAPRPLLLGGQGGQLQLLHLSGEEVSVPRLAGPPQSLPARTDALSGFPLLEPASQRRLQERLDAPTIGLAAAVPPSASTSGLALFHLSKAGDVFYQHLRLQEGSSFCRDAGLPSDPSPEPHTPTAAAPTPSRTPTPTTASWTPQATAYCSRWLKALLKVPLPPPVWTAPTFSHRHLLGYKEQLQDGGKVLAGLRAAMTQGRLLRQRDVGSFPTAEPPPAPESGPEDELSERLDEAWEGRGADWWRRRQGRSLGLGHQPRRHKRRTQLSSTFSSLSGRWDLSDGPSPPPSPHRTSPVPRPLPPATPHSQGLTQELWTRGVPVERQQTLQDYMARLPSSGLGATSAPPSQASSIRSTPSRQQAPRKKSRMGF; translated from the exons AT GATGGACTTCCCCAGCTCTCTCCGCCCCACGCTGTTTATGAGCGGCCCCCTTGGTCTGAGCAGTGTCCCCAATCTGTCCTTTATGTGCAGCTGGAGAGATGCACTGACCCTGCCAGAGTCCCAGCCCCAGAGTGCTGAG AATGTGGCACCACACTTGGCCAGGGACCTGCGATGGGAGCCGGAGACCCCTGGGCCCTTTCCCCTGCTGCCTCCTAGTCCTG ATCCCTGGGACCCTGGGCCGACTGCCCACGACCTGCTTTTCCGTGGTGGTCACCAGTCCTGCAGACGGCCCCGAGCCACACTGGATGTTACTGAGCAG CTCAGCCGCTTCCTGTGGGATCATGGAGACATTGCCTTTGGGCCCCTGGGGAACCTGATGCAGGAGAATTTCAAACTTGAGGGCGCACGG AGCCGCTCTAAGACGAAGACGGTGGTCAGTGTGAAGAGGCTGCTTCAGGACCTTGGTGGACACCAGCCCTGGGG GTGCCCCTGGGCATACCTCAGCCACCGGCAGCGCCGATTCTCTATCCTCGGGGGCCCGGTCCTGGGTGGGCCCGTGGCCAGCCTCCTGGGGGAGCTGCTGAAGGAAGAACTGGCAGGACGCTGGGGGCAGCTACTCTTGGATGATGCCTTCACTGGGGGTGCCCTGGCGTGGGTGCCCGGGAAGATGCCCCTGGTTGGGCAGCTGGTCTACCCCAATGGAGGTGCCCTGGACAGGCTGT GCTTCCAAGAGGTCAGTGTGACCCCAGGCAGTGACCCCCAGGTCCTTGGGGACCCTGGCCATATCCAGCTCCGAGGACCTGTCCGGCAGGTGGTGACGCGCACTGTCCAAGGAGAAG CTCTGCTGGCAGTCCGCTCCGACTACCACTGTGCTGTGTGGAAGGTCAGTAAACAGGGGCGGCCGGCCCCACTCCAGGTGCTGCAGGTGGAGAAGGGAGCCACAGGGATCAATCTCAg CCCTCACCTGCCTGGGGAGCTAGCCGTCTGCAGCCGTTCCGGAGCCGTCTGTCTGTGGACCCCGCAGGATGG GCTGCAGCAAGTCTACAAGGACCCTGAGACCCTAGTGTTCCGGGACCCCTCTCCCTGGCGCTGGGCAGACTTCACTGCCCACCCTCGGGTGCTGACTGTTGGTGATCGCACTGGAGTGAAAATGATAGACACGCAG GGCCCACCAGGCTGTGGTCTGCTGCTTTTTCGTGGGGGAGCAGAGGCCTCTTGCCAGAAAGGGGAACGCGTTCTGCTCGCCCAGTACCTGGGGGAGTCCAGTCCGGCATCTCTGAGTCCCACCCTCCATCTCATCTGCACTCAG CTTTTCCCTGGCCTGCAGTTCTCGCTCTACCTGGTGGATGAGCGCCTCCCCTTGGTGCCCATGCTGAAGTGGGCCCACGGCCTGCCCTCTGCACCCCTGATGGCCCAGTTGCTGCCCGCACCCTGCCCCGGTGCCCCTCGGCCCCTGCTTCTGGGGGGCCAGGGTGGCCAGCTGCAACTGCTGCACCTCTCAG GAGAGGAGGTTTCTGTACCCCGGCTGGCAGGGCCCCCTCAGTCCCTTCCAGCGAGGACCGACGCCCTCTCTGGGTTCCCTCTGCTGGAACCTGCAAGTCAGCGGCGGCTGCAGGAGCGGCTGGATGCTCCAACCATAG GTCTGGCAGCTGCCGTCCCGCCCTCTGCCTCCACATCAGGCCTGGCACTCTTCCACCTCTCCAAGGCAGGAGATGTATTCTACCAGCACCTGCGCCTCCAGGAGGGATCCAGCTTCTGCAGGGATGCTGGGCTTCCCAGCGACCCCAGCCCCGAGCCCCACACACCCACAGCAGCAGCTCCCACCCCAAGCAGGACACCCACACCCACCACAGCTTCCTGGACGCCCCAGGCCACTGCCTATTGCAGCCGGTGGCTGAAGGCCCTGCTCAAGGTGCCGCTGCCCCCACCTGTGTGGACAGCACCTACCTTTTCCCACCGCCACCTTCTGGGCTACAAGGAGCAGCTGCAGGATGGGGGTAAAGTGCTGGCAGGTCTGCGAGCAGCCATGACCCAGGGGCGGCTCCTGCGGCAGAGGGACGTGGGCTCATTCCCCACAGCTGAGCCGCCCCCAGCCCCTGAGTCTGGCCCAGAGGATGAGCTCAGTGAACGTCTGGACGAAGCCTGGGAGGGCCGGGGAGCAGACTGGTGGAGGAGACGACAGGGCAGGAGCTTGGGGCTGGGGCACCAGCCAAGGCGGCACAAGCGCCGCACTCAGCTTTCCAGCACCTTCTCCTCACTCAGTGGCCGCTGGGACCTCTCTGACGGCCCCAGCCCCCCTCCCAGCCCACATCGCACGTCGCCTGTGCCCCGGCCTCTGCCCCCAGCCACCCCCCACTCCCAGGGGCTGACCCAGGAGCTGTGGACCCGGGGTGTCCCTGTGGAGCGGCAGCAGACACTCCAGGATTACATGGCAAGACTGCCTTCTTCTGGCCTTGGGGCCACCTCTGCACCCCCGTCCCAGGCCTCCAGCATCCGGAGCACCCCGTCCAGACAGCAGGCCCCCCGAAAGAAGTCCCGCATGGGCTTCTGA
- the TAF1C gene encoding TATA box-binding protein-associated factor RNA polymerase I subunit C isoform X3 encodes MMDFPSSLRPTLFMSGPLGLSSVPNLSFMCSWRDALTLPESQPQSAENVAPHLARDLRWEPETPGPFPLLPPSPDPWDPGPTAHDLLFRGGHQSCRRPRATLDVTEQLSRFLWDHGDIAFGPLGNLMQENFKLEGARSRSKTKTVVSVKRLLQDLGGHQPWGCPWAYLSHRQRRFSILGGPVLGGPVASLLGELLKEELAGRWGQLLLDDAFTGGALAWVPGKMPLVGQLVYPNGGALDRLCFQEVSVTPGSDPQVLGDPGHIQLRGPVRQVVTRTVQGEALLAVRSDYHCAVWKVSKQGRPAPLQVLQVEKGATGINLSPHLPGELAVCSRSGAVCLWTPQDGLQQVYKDPETLVFRDPSPWRWADFTAHPRVLTVGDRTGVKMIDTQGPPGCGLLLFRGGAEASCQKGERVLLAQYLGESSPASLSPTLHLICTQFSLYLVDERLPLVPMLKWAHGLPSAPLMAQLLPAPCPGAPRPLLLGGQGGQLQLLHLSGEEVSVPRLAGPPQSLPARTDALSGFPLLEPASQRRLQERLDAPTIGLAAAVPPSASTSGLALFHLSKAGDVFYQHLRLQEGSSFCRDAGLPSDPSPEPHTPTAAAPTPSRTPTPTTASWTPQATAYCSRWLKALLKVPLPPPVWTAPTFSHRHLLGYKEQLQDGGKVLAGLRAAMTQGRLLRQRDVGSFPTAEPPPAPESGPEDELSERLDEAWEGRGADWWRRRQGRSLGLGHQPRRHKRRTQLSSTFSSLSGRWDLSDGPSPPPSPHRTSPVPRPLPPATPHSQGLTQELWTRGVPVERQQTLQDYMARLPSSGLGATSAPPSQASSIRSTPSRQQAPRKKSRMGF; translated from the exons AT GATGGACTTCCCCAGCTCTCTCCGCCCCACGCTGTTTATGAGCGGCCCCCTTGGTCTGAGCAGTGTCCCCAATCTGTCCTTTATGTGCAGCTGGAGAGATGCACTGACCCTGCCAGAGTCCCAGCCCCAGAGTGCTGAG AATGTGGCACCACACTTGGCCAGGGACCTGCGATGGGAGCCGGAGACCCCTGGGCCCTTTCCCCTGCTGCCTCCTAGTCCTG ATCCCTGGGACCCTGGGCCGACTGCCCACGACCTGCTTTTCCGTGGTGGTCACCAGTCCTGCAGACGGCCCCGAGCCACACTGGATGTTACTGAGCAG CTCAGCCGCTTCCTGTGGGATCATGGAGACATTGCCTTTGGGCCCCTGGGGAACCTGATGCAGGAGAATTTCAAACTTGAGGGCGCACGG AGCCGCTCTAAGACGAAGACGGTGGTCAGTGTGAAGAGGCTGCTTCAGGACCTTGGTGGACACCAGCCCTGGGG GTGCCCCTGGGCATACCTCAGCCACCGGCAGCGCCGATTCTCTATCCTCGGGGGCCCGGTCCTGGGTGGGCCCGTGGCCAGCCTCCTGGGGGAGCTGCTGAAGGAAGAACTGGCAGGACGCTGGGGGCAGCTACTCTTGGATGATGCCTTCACTGGGGGTGCCCTGGCGTGGGTGCCCGGGAAGATGCCCCTGGTTGGGCAGCTGGTCTACCCCAATGGAGGTGCCCTGGACAGGCTGT GCTTCCAAGAGGTCAGTGTGACCCCAGGCAGTGACCCCCAGGTCCTTGGGGACCCTGGCCATATCCAGCTCCGAGGACCTGTCCGGCAGGTGGTGACGCGCACTGTCCAAGGAGAAG CTCTGCTGGCAGTCCGCTCCGACTACCACTGTGCTGTGTGGAAGGTCAGTAAACAGGGGCGGCCGGCCCCACTCCAGGTGCTGCAGGTGGAGAAGGGAGCCACAGGGATCAATCTCAg CCCTCACCTGCCTGGGGAGCTAGCCGTCTGCAGCCGTTCCGGAGCCGTCTGTCTGTGGACCCCGCAGGATGG GCTGCAGCAAGTCTACAAGGACCCTGAGACCCTAGTGTTCCGGGACCCCTCTCCCTGGCGCTGGGCAGACTTCACTGCCCACCCTCGGGTGCTGACTGTTGGTGATCGCACTGGAGTGAAAATGATAGACACGCAG GGCCCACCAGGCTGTGGTCTGCTGCTTTTTCGTGGGGGAGCAGAGGCCTCTTGCCAGAAAGGGGAACGCGTTCTGCTCGCCCAGTACCTGGGGGAGTCCAGTCCGGCATCTCTGAGTCCCACCCTCCATCTCATCTGCACTCAG TTCTCGCTCTACCTGGTGGATGAGCGCCTCCCCTTGGTGCCCATGCTGAAGTGGGCCCACGGCCTGCCCTCTGCACCCCTGATGGCCCAGTTGCTGCCCGCACCCTGCCCCGGTGCCCCTCGGCCCCTGCTTCTGGGGGGCCAGGGTGGCCAGCTGCAACTGCTGCACCTCTCAG GAGAGGAGGTTTCTGTACCCCGGCTGGCAGGGCCCCCTCAGTCCCTTCCAGCGAGGACCGACGCCCTCTCTGGGTTCCCTCTGCTGGAACCTGCAAGTCAGCGGCGGCTGCAGGAGCGGCTGGATGCTCCAACCATAG GTCTGGCAGCTGCCGTCCCGCCCTCTGCCTCCACATCAGGCCTGGCACTCTTCCACCTCTCCAAGGCAGGAGATGTATTCTACCAGCACCTGCGCCTCCAGGAGGGATCCAGCTTCTGCAGGGATGCTGGGCTTCCCAGCGACCCCAGCCCCGAGCCCCACACACCCACAGCAGCAGCTCCCACCCCAAGCAGGACACCCACACCCACCACAGCTTCCTGGACGCCCCAGGCCACTGCCTATTGCAGCCGGTGGCTGAAGGCCCTGCTCAAGGTGCCGCTGCCCCCACCTGTGTGGACAGCACCTACCTTTTCCCACCGCCACCTTCTGGGCTACAAGGAGCAGCTGCAGGATGGGGGTAAAGTGCTGGCAGGTCTGCGAGCAGCCATGACCCAGGGGCGGCTCCTGCGGCAGAGGGACGTGGGCTCATTCCCCACAGCTGAGCCGCCCCCAGCCCCTGAGTCTGGCCCAGAGGATGAGCTCAGTGAACGTCTGGACGAAGCCTGGGAGGGCCGGGGAGCAGACTGGTGGAGGAGACGACAGGGCAGGAGCTTGGGGCTGGGGCACCAGCCAAGGCGGCACAAGCGCCGCACTCAGCTTTCCAGCACCTTCTCCTCACTCAGTGGCCGCTGGGACCTCTCTGACGGCCCCAGCCCCCCTCCCAGCCCACATCGCACGTCGCCTGTGCCCCGGCCTCTGCCCCCAGCCACCCCCCACTCCCAGGGGCTGACCCAGGAGCTGTGGACCCGGGGTGTCCCTGTGGAGCGGCAGCAGACACTCCAGGATTACATGGCAAGACTGCCTTCTTCTGGCCTTGGGGCCACCTCTGCACCCCCGTCCCAGGCCTCCAGCATCCGGAGCACCCCGTCCAGACAGCAGGCCCCCCGAAAGAAGTCCCGCATGGGCTTCTGA
- the TAF1C gene encoding TATA box-binding protein-associated factor RNA polymerase I subunit C isoform X2 has product MMDFPSSLRPTLFMSGPLGLSSVPNLSFMCSWRDALTLPESQPQSAENVAPHLARDLRWEPETPGPFPLLPPSPDPWDPGPTAHDLLFRGGHQSCRRPRATLDVTEQLSRFLWDHGDIAFGPLGNLMQENFKLEGARSRSKTKTVVSVKRLLQDLGGHQPWGCPWAYLSHRQRRFSILGGPVLGGPVASLLGELLKEELAGRWGQLLLDDAFTGGALAWVPGKMPLVGQLVYPNGGALDRLCFQEVSVTPGSDPQVLGDPGHIQLRGPVRQVVTRTVQGEALLAVRSDYHCAVWKVSKQGRPAPLQVLQVEKGATGINLSPHLPGELAVCSRSGAVCLWTPQDGLQQVYKDPETLVFRDPSPWRWADFTAHPRVLTVGDRTGVKMIDTQGPPGCGLLLFRGGAEASCQKGERVLLAQYLGESSPASLSPTLHLICTQLFPGLQFSLYLVDERLPLVPMLKWAHGLPSAPLMAQLLPAPCPGAPRPLLLGGQGGQLQLLHLSGEEVSVPRLAGPPQSLPARTDALSGFPLLEPASQRRLQERLDAPTIAAVPPSASTSGLALFHLSKAGDVFYQHLRLQEGSSFCRDAGLPSDPSPEPHTPTAAAPTPSRTPTPTTASWTPQATAYCSRWLKALLKVPLPPPVWTAPTFSHRHLLGYKEQLQDGGKVLAGLRAAMTQGRLLRQRDVGSFPTAEPPPAPESGPEDELSERLDEAWEGRGADWWRRRQGRSLGLGHQPRRHKRRTQLSSTFSSLSGRWDLSDGPSPPPSPHRTSPVPRPLPPATPHSQGLTQELWTRGVPVERQQTLQDYMARLPSSGLGATSAPPSQASSIRSTPSRQQAPRKKSRMGF; this is encoded by the exons AT GATGGACTTCCCCAGCTCTCTCCGCCCCACGCTGTTTATGAGCGGCCCCCTTGGTCTGAGCAGTGTCCCCAATCTGTCCTTTATGTGCAGCTGGAGAGATGCACTGACCCTGCCAGAGTCCCAGCCCCAGAGTGCTGAG AATGTGGCACCACACTTGGCCAGGGACCTGCGATGGGAGCCGGAGACCCCTGGGCCCTTTCCCCTGCTGCCTCCTAGTCCTG ATCCCTGGGACCCTGGGCCGACTGCCCACGACCTGCTTTTCCGTGGTGGTCACCAGTCCTGCAGACGGCCCCGAGCCACACTGGATGTTACTGAGCAG CTCAGCCGCTTCCTGTGGGATCATGGAGACATTGCCTTTGGGCCCCTGGGGAACCTGATGCAGGAGAATTTCAAACTTGAGGGCGCACGG AGCCGCTCTAAGACGAAGACGGTGGTCAGTGTGAAGAGGCTGCTTCAGGACCTTGGTGGACACCAGCCCTGGGG GTGCCCCTGGGCATACCTCAGCCACCGGCAGCGCCGATTCTCTATCCTCGGGGGCCCGGTCCTGGGTGGGCCCGTGGCCAGCCTCCTGGGGGAGCTGCTGAAGGAAGAACTGGCAGGACGCTGGGGGCAGCTACTCTTGGATGATGCCTTCACTGGGGGTGCCCTGGCGTGGGTGCCCGGGAAGATGCCCCTGGTTGGGCAGCTGGTCTACCCCAATGGAGGTGCCCTGGACAGGCTGT GCTTCCAAGAGGTCAGTGTGACCCCAGGCAGTGACCCCCAGGTCCTTGGGGACCCTGGCCATATCCAGCTCCGAGGACCTGTCCGGCAGGTGGTGACGCGCACTGTCCAAGGAGAAG CTCTGCTGGCAGTCCGCTCCGACTACCACTGTGCTGTGTGGAAGGTCAGTAAACAGGGGCGGCCGGCCCCACTCCAGGTGCTGCAGGTGGAGAAGGGAGCCACAGGGATCAATCTCAg CCCTCACCTGCCTGGGGAGCTAGCCGTCTGCAGCCGTTCCGGAGCCGTCTGTCTGTGGACCCCGCAGGATGG GCTGCAGCAAGTCTACAAGGACCCTGAGACCCTAGTGTTCCGGGACCCCTCTCCCTGGCGCTGGGCAGACTTCACTGCCCACCCTCGGGTGCTGACTGTTGGTGATCGCACTGGAGTGAAAATGATAGACACGCAG GGCCCACCAGGCTGTGGTCTGCTGCTTTTTCGTGGGGGAGCAGAGGCCTCTTGCCAGAAAGGGGAACGCGTTCTGCTCGCCCAGTACCTGGGGGAGTCCAGTCCGGCATCTCTGAGTCCCACCCTCCATCTCATCTGCACTCAG CTTTTCCCTGGCCTGCAGTTCTCGCTCTACCTGGTGGATGAGCGCCTCCCCTTGGTGCCCATGCTGAAGTGGGCCCACGGCCTGCCCTCTGCACCCCTGATGGCCCAGTTGCTGCCCGCACCCTGCCCCGGTGCCCCTCGGCCCCTGCTTCTGGGGGGCCAGGGTGGCCAGCTGCAACTGCTGCACCTCTCAG GAGAGGAGGTTTCTGTACCCCGGCTGGCAGGGCCCCCTCAGTCCCTTCCAGCGAGGACCGACGCCCTCTCTGGGTTCCCTCTGCTGGAACCTGCAAGTCAGCGGCGGCTGCAGGAGCGGCTGGATGCTCCAACCATAG CTGCCGTCCCGCCCTCTGCCTCCACATCAGGCCTGGCACTCTTCCACCTCTCCAAGGCAGGAGATGTATTCTACCAGCACCTGCGCCTCCAGGAGGGATCCAGCTTCTGCAGGGATGCTGGGCTTCCCAGCGACCCCAGCCCCGAGCCCCACACACCCACAGCAGCAGCTCCCACCCCAAGCAGGACACCCACACCCACCACAGCTTCCTGGACGCCCCAGGCCACTGCCTATTGCAGCCGGTGGCTGAAGGCCCTGCTCAAGGTGCCGCTGCCCCCACCTGTGTGGACAGCACCTACCTTTTCCCACCGCCACCTTCTGGGCTACAAGGAGCAGCTGCAGGATGGGGGTAAAGTGCTGGCAGGTCTGCGAGCAGCCATGACCCAGGGGCGGCTCCTGCGGCAGAGGGACGTGGGCTCATTCCCCACAGCTGAGCCGCCCCCAGCCCCTGAGTCTGGCCCAGAGGATGAGCTCAGTGAACGTCTGGACGAAGCCTGGGAGGGCCGGGGAGCAGACTGGTGGAGGAGACGACAGGGCAGGAGCTTGGGGCTGGGGCACCAGCCAAGGCGGCACAAGCGCCGCACTCAGCTTTCCAGCACCTTCTCCTCACTCAGTGGCCGCTGGGACCTCTCTGACGGCCCCAGCCCCCCTCCCAGCCCACATCGCACGTCGCCTGTGCCCCGGCCTCTGCCCCCAGCCACCCCCCACTCCCAGGGGCTGACCCAGGAGCTGTGGACCCGGGGTGTCCCTGTGGAGCGGCAGCAGACACTCCAGGATTACATGGCAAGACTGCCTTCTTCTGGCCTTGGGGCCACCTCTGCACCCCCGTCCCAGGCCTCCAGCATCCGGAGCACCCCGTCCAGACAGCAGGCCCCCCGAAAGAAGTCCCGCATGGGCTTCTGA
- the TAF1C gene encoding TATA box-binding protein-associated factor RNA polymerase I subunit C isoform X4, whose amino-acid sequence MWHHTWPGTCDGSRRPLGPFPCCLLVLIPGTLGRLPTTCFSVVVTSPADGPEPHWMLLSSDVLPQLSRFLWDHGDIAFGPLGNLMQENFKLEGARSRSKTKTVVSVKRLLQDLGGHQPWGCPWAYLSHRQRRFSILGGPVLGGPVASLLGELLKEELAGRWGQLLLDDAFTGGALAWVPGKMPLVGQLVYPNGGALDRLCFQEVSVTPGSDPQVLGDPGHIQLRGPVRQVVTRTVQGEALLAVRSDYHCAVWKVSKQGRPAPLQVLQVEKGATGINLSPHLPGELAVCSRSGAVCLWTPQDGLQQVYKDPETLVFRDPSPWRWADFTAHPRVLTVGDRTGVKMIDTQGPPGCGLLLFRGGAEASCQKGERVLLAQYLGESSPASLSPTLHLICTQLFPGLQFSLYLVDERLPLVPMLKWAHGLPSAPLMAQLLPAPCPGAPRPLLLGGQGGQLQLLHLSGEEVSVPRLAGPPQSLPARTDALSGFPLLEPASQRRLQERLDAPTIGLAAAVPPSASTSGLALFHLSKAGDVFYQHLRLQEGSSFCRDAGLPSDPSPEPHTPTAAAPTPSRTPTPTTASWTPQATAYCSRWLKALLKVPLPPPVWTAPTFSHRHLLGYKEQLQDGGKVLAGLRAAMTQGRLLRQRDVGSFPTAEPPPAPESGPEDELSERLDEAWEGRGADWWRRRQGRSLGLGHQPRRHKRRTQLSSTFSSLSGRWDLSDGPSPPPSPHRTSPVPRPLPPATPHSQGLTQELWTRGVPVERQQTLQDYMARLPSSGLGATSAPPSQASSIRSTPSRQQAPRKKSRMGF is encoded by the exons ATGTGGCACCACACTTGGCCAGGGACCTGCGATGGGAGCCGGAGACCCCTGGGCCCTTTCCCCTGCTGCCTCCTAGTCCTG ATCCCTGGGACCCTGGGCCGACTGCCCACGACCTGCTTTTCCGTGGTGGTCACCAGTCCTGCAGACGGCCCCGAGCCACACTGGATGTTACTGAGCAG TGACGTCCTCCCCCAGCTCAGCCGCTTCCTGTGGGATCATGGAGACATTGCCTTTGGGCCCCTGGGGAACCTGATGCAGGAGAATTTCAAACTTGAGGGCGCACGG AGCCGCTCTAAGACGAAGACGGTGGTCAGTGTGAAGAGGCTGCTTCAGGACCTTGGTGGACACCAGCCCTGGGG GTGCCCCTGGGCATACCTCAGCCACCGGCAGCGCCGATTCTCTATCCTCGGGGGCCCGGTCCTGGGTGGGCCCGTGGCCAGCCTCCTGGGGGAGCTGCTGAAGGAAGAACTGGCAGGACGCTGGGGGCAGCTACTCTTGGATGATGCCTTCACTGGGGGTGCCCTGGCGTGGGTGCCCGGGAAGATGCCCCTGGTTGGGCAGCTGGTCTACCCCAATGGAGGTGCCCTGGACAGGCTGT GCTTCCAAGAGGTCAGTGTGACCCCAGGCAGTGACCCCCAGGTCCTTGGGGACCCTGGCCATATCCAGCTCCGAGGACCTGTCCGGCAGGTGGTGACGCGCACTGTCCAAGGAGAAG CTCTGCTGGCAGTCCGCTCCGACTACCACTGTGCTGTGTGGAAGGTCAGTAAACAGGGGCGGCCGGCCCCACTCCAGGTGCTGCAGGTGGAGAAGGGAGCCACAGGGATCAATCTCAg CCCTCACCTGCCTGGGGAGCTAGCCGTCTGCAGCCGTTCCGGAGCCGTCTGTCTGTGGACCCCGCAGGATGG GCTGCAGCAAGTCTACAAGGACCCTGAGACCCTAGTGTTCCGGGACCCCTCTCCCTGGCGCTGGGCAGACTTCACTGCCCACCCTCGGGTGCTGACTGTTGGTGATCGCACTGGAGTGAAAATGATAGACACGCAG GGCCCACCAGGCTGTGGTCTGCTGCTTTTTCGTGGGGGAGCAGAGGCCTCTTGCCAGAAAGGGGAACGCGTTCTGCTCGCCCAGTACCTGGGGGAGTCCAGTCCGGCATCTCTGAGTCCCACCCTCCATCTCATCTGCACTCAG CTTTTCCCTGGCCTGCAGTTCTCGCTCTACCTGGTGGATGAGCGCCTCCCCTTGGTGCCCATGCTGAAGTGGGCCCACGGCCTGCCCTCTGCACCCCTGATGGCCCAGTTGCTGCCCGCACCCTGCCCCGGTGCCCCTCGGCCCCTGCTTCTGGGGGGCCAGGGTGGCCAGCTGCAACTGCTGCACCTCTCAG GAGAGGAGGTTTCTGTACCCCGGCTGGCAGGGCCCCCTCAGTCCCTTCCAGCGAGGACCGACGCCCTCTCTGGGTTCCCTCTGCTGGAACCTGCAAGTCAGCGGCGGCTGCAGGAGCGGCTGGATGCTCCAACCATAG GTCTGGCAGCTGCCGTCCCGCCCTCTGCCTCCACATCAGGCCTGGCACTCTTCCACCTCTCCAAGGCAGGAGATGTATTCTACCAGCACCTGCGCCTCCAGGAGGGATCCAGCTTCTGCAGGGATGCTGGGCTTCCCAGCGACCCCAGCCCCGAGCCCCACACACCCACAGCAGCAGCTCCCACCCCAAGCAGGACACCCACACCCACCACAGCTTCCTGGACGCCCCAGGCCACTGCCTATTGCAGCCGGTGGCTGAAGGCCCTGCTCAAGGTGCCGCTGCCCCCACCTGTGTGGACAGCACCTACCTTTTCCCACCGCCACCTTCTGGGCTACAAGGAGCAGCTGCAGGATGGGGGTAAAGTGCTGGCAGGTCTGCGAGCAGCCATGACCCAGGGGCGGCTCCTGCGGCAGAGGGACGTGGGCTCATTCCCCACAGCTGAGCCGCCCCCAGCCCCTGAGTCTGGCCCAGAGGATGAGCTCAGTGAACGTCTGGACGAAGCCTGGGAGGGCCGGGGAGCAGACTGGTGGAGGAGACGACAGGGCAGGAGCTTGGGGCTGGGGCACCAGCCAAGGCGGCACAAGCGCCGCACTCAGCTTTCCAGCACCTTCTCCTCACTCAGTGGCCGCTGGGACCTCTCTGACGGCCCCAGCCCCCCTCCCAGCCCACATCGCACGTCGCCTGTGCCCCGGCCTCTGCCCCCAGCCACCCCCCACTCCCAGGGGCTGACCCAGGAGCTGTGGACCCGGGGTGTCCCTGTGGAGCGGCAGCAGACACTCCAGGATTACATGGCAAGACTGCCTTCTTCTGGCCTTGGGGCCACCTCTGCACCCCCGTCCCAGGCCTCCAGCATCCGGAGCACCCCGTCCAGACAGCAGGCCCCCCGAAAGAAGTCCCGCATGGGCTTCTGA